Within Actinoplanes sp. L3-i22, the genomic segment TGGAGTCGTACTGTCACCGAAATAAGCAACGTGATCGACCCCAGCTTTCAACAAGATATCCAGGATGGCCCGCTCCCTGAAAGCAGAAACGACCGAGGAGGTTTTGAGGGCGTGGCAGAGTCTGAGAATAACATGGAAGCGATATTCGCGACGCTGGATCAACTGGTCGCGCTCTTGCCCACCGAATCGCTTGAACAGGCAAATGAACGCGTGAACTCAGCGATCGCTGGCCTTCAAGTGATCGAAGGATCTGTCGGCCATGACGCCGTATCCGGCGCCGGGCAGAATGCACTTTATCGGATCCTAGCCGCTCAAGAGGCTGTCGATACGCTGCGCGAGCAGATCGAAATCTGGAAAGAGCAGCGTGGGGGTCACCGGTTGCACTGATCTGCCGCGAACCGCGCGCCGGCAGTCGACGTGTCGTCACTCTCGGTGGTCGACTTCTCGGGCTGGCCGGCAATCTGAACTGCCGAAGAGCTGCCTAAGCCGGACCATCGCGATCCTGCACGCCGTCCTCTTTCCAACCTGCATCGACTCGATCAAGTTGGCTTCGCCGCTGGAATAGGCCGATCACGACCGCGACGATCATGCCCACGTATGCCCAAAAGATCGCGTTCGCTATCTCGGACACTGGGTCCCAGGTCCCGTGCCAGGCCTCGTGGACGGCCTGCGACCAGGTGTCGCCGTTCCCGGTGGTCCACGGCAGTGGGAGTCCCAGGCTGACGATCCAGGCGGCGTCGCAACAGGCCTGCTGGATCGGGGTCACCACGCTCGCCAGCAGCCCGACGGCACCGACCGCCGTACCGGCGATCCGCCCTGCCCGGCTTCTCCGTGGCTGTTGCCGAGCCTGCGCAATCATGATCGGTCCCCCGATGACCACCACCGCGGAGAACAATGAGACGTTCCACTGCGCCTCGTACACGGTGGCGTTCATGCCGCCCATGTAAAAGCCAAGAATGACACTGCCCCCACCGACAAGCACCCGGACGACGGCGTGCAGGGTACGCCGCCGCGGCCTGAACCCGGGCCGACGCTCGCCGGCCAGGTACCCGTCGTGCTCCGCCGCGGACACCGGTCGATGATCGCACGGACGCGCCTGGCGGGCCGGGGGTAAGGCACTTGTGCGGCCTCGTCAGTACCACTGGCCCAGGCGCCTGGGACAGCGACATGGAGGTCGGCGGTTTGCCGACCTTCTCAGGTGCGATATCACTATGAATCACAGTGGGGCAGGAGGTCCGTTGGTTCGAGGCCAAGCAGCGATACAACGGAACATCCCGACCATCCGGATCTGCCGCGATCCGCGTCGTCAGCGCCTCTCATCCGGTAACACGGCGTGATCGCCGGACGTTGGGGTTCCTATTGTCGATCCTGGAGCCGAACCGACGTCGCCAGCAAAGGACAAACACCTGGCTAACCACGATCGCCGCCGAATGCCCAGGCTCGGGGCTTCCCCCCAGCATGTAAGGACGGGCTGCCCGGTTAGGCGCTGATCTTGCGGCCTAGGCCGGCGTAGATGGGGATGTCGCGCGGGTCGGCGGCGGATTGCTCGGTGGGGTGTGGCCAGTGGTCGACCCAGACCACGCCGGGTTCCTCGAGGTGGAAGTCGCCGAAGAAGGCGGAGATTTGCTGGAGTGTGCGGCTGACGGCGGTGGGCGCGTTTGTGCGTTGGTAGATGGCTGCGACTTGGGTTTCGGCGTCGCGGGTGGTGGCTTCGGTTGCGACGTGCGAGATCGCAAGCAGGCTGCCGGGGGCGAGCGTATCGCGTAGCGTCGCGACGGCTGGATAGCACTGCTCGTCAGGCAGGAAGTGCAGCATGGAGACCAGCAGCAGACCGACCGGGCGGGTGAGATCGAGCAGGTCACGGACGCCGTAGTGGCTGAGGATGGCGTCGGGGTAGCGCAGATCGGCGCGGATCGCGGCGGCATGCGGGTTGTCGCGTAGCAGCTCGACGCTGTGCGCGACCGCGATCGGGTCGATGTCGGCGTAGACGACCCGGGCGTGGGGCTGGGTTTCGGCCGCGATGTCGTGGACGTTGCCGGCGGTCGGGATGCCCGAGCCGATGTCGAGGAACTGGGTGATGCCGGCCTGGGTCATGAATCGTACGGCGCGGTGCAGGAACGCCCGGTTCGCGCGGGCGACCTGACGGACGTTCGGGGCGACCGCGATGACTTGTTCAGCGGCGTCGCGGTCGGCGGCGAAGTTGTGGCTGCCGCCGAGGTAGTAGTCGTACATGCGAGCGGTGCTGGGCGTGCTGGTGTCGATGTTTCCTGACCAGTCGCCGGCTGTCATGAACGAACAGTAGCAAGGTGACCAGTTGACGGTCATCCACCGTGTGCAGCACACCGGTGCTCCGGCAGGGCCCTGTCGTGAGGGCTCCTGCCGGAACACGGGTGGACTGTTTCAGCTGGCCCGGCCTGCTGCGGTGTCCGCGCTGCGGCGTAGTACCGGGCGCGGGTTGAGCAGGACACCGCATTGGGTTGCGGTGGCCGGCCGGCCGTAGTGGCGTCCTTGGACGGTGTCGCAGCCGGTGTCGCGTAGCGCGGCGGCGTGCGCGGGGTTGTCGACGCCGTGCACGGTGAGGGTCATGTTCATGCTGTGTGCGACGTCGGCCATAGCGGTCAGCAGCGCCCGGTCAGTGTCGGTCGCCGGCCCGGAGCCGGTGCTGGCGGGGGTACGCAGTTCGTGCACGGGCAGGTTCCGCAGTGCGGCGAGGTGTGTCAGGTCGATGCGGGAGCCGTCGACCGCGATCCGCACACCGAGGGTGTCCAGGCCGGCGAGGACGGTATGGGCGTGTGCCTGCGTCGGCAGGGTGTCGATGCCGGACAGCTGCAGTTGCAGACGTTGCGGCGGCAGGCCGGTTTCGGTCAAGGCGTGCCGGACCAGTTCTACGACGTCGGGGTAGCCGAGTTGCAGGACCGGCAACTCGACGGCGAGGTAGGGGGCGTGGGGTGCGGTGCCCCATTGTTGGGCTTGCTGGCACACCTGGCGTAGCAGCACCGCGGCTTTCTCCCGCACTGCGGCGGGGCTGCCGGTGAGTTCACCGATGCGGCGCAGGTCGAGGTCGCCCAGGTGCGGGTGCTGCCAGCGGGCCACCGTTTGCATGCCGTGGACCTGGCCGTCGCCGAGGCCGACGATCGGCTGGAACAGCAGCGGAATGGTGTGCAGGTCGGCCATGACCGGTGCCGCGGCGACAGCGGTGTGGCCGGCCGGTTCCTGGATCGCCCAGCCGTCGTCGCTCTTGCGAGCCTTGTGGACGGCGATCTCGGCGTCGATGAGCATGCGGGCGCCGTCGGCCTGCCCGGGTGTCGTGACGACGATGCCGACGTGGGCTCGTAGCCGGACGGTGACTCCGGGGACCCCTACCGGCTCCCAGAGCGCGGCCAGGACACGGTCGGCGAGGTCGACCAGGTGGGCCGTGCCGGCGCAGTCCTCGACCAGGATCGCGAACTCGTCGCTGCCGCACCGAGCGAGCAGGTAGTCGCTGTCGCGGATCAGTTCCTTCAGGCGCTGGGCAACCGCGGCCAGGACCCGGTCGCCGTTGTCGACACCGTGCTGATCGTTGATGCGTTTGAAGCCGTCGAGATCGATAAGGCACAGCCCGATGCGCTGGTCCGTGCCGGCGAGGCTGTCGCTGTTGCGCAGCTGATGCAGCAGCGTCCTGCGGTTGGCCAGCCCGGTCAACGGGTCATAGCGGACCAGACGCTGGGTTTCACGGCTACGCGGCGCCAGACCGGTCTGGTCCACAGCCGCCCGGGTGGCCCGGTGCAGCGCCTCCTGCTGGCGCAGCACCTCGTTCCGCAGCGCCTCGGTGAACCCCGCGGCGAGCGTGCTCAGCACACCCACCAGCGCCACCGGTAGCTGATTCTCGCTACCGGCCAGGAACTGCGCCAGGATCCGCAACGTCGCGGCCAGCGCCGCCGGCTGGGTGATCCCGAACGCCACCAACTCCGTCCCGACGCGGTGGGCGACCTCGGACGCGGCCGCGCCGGCCGAGTTGTCGCTGAGCACCCGGACATACCCGGCCAGGGTTGCCACCACCGCGGGCTCGGCGACCGGGAACAGGACCCCTGCCGCGGACAGCGCCGCATACCAGTGCGCGGCGACCGGCGTGTCCTTGCGGTCGGCCGCTCCCGGCGCCGGTGCGAGGGCCGGCACGGCCCTCTCGACGGTCGTCCACGCGGTCGCCCGCTGGGTCGCGCGCCGCGCGGTCTGCAGCGCCCGACCGGCCTGATCCAGAGCCTGGTCGGTGTACCGGTCAGCCACGACCTGCGCCGCCGCGATGATCTCCGCGCCCCGGCGGCGGGCGTCGGCGATCACTGCGGCCGCGTCGGCACGCGCCTGGTCGCGGGCCGTCCAGGGCAGCTGCGCCCGTAGATAGTCGCAACGAGCCGACTGGCAGCCCGCCCCCGCGCCGGCCCCGCCACGAGGCTGGCCGCCGTGGATAGCGTCGAGATCGCGGCGCATCATCTGTTCCATCCGAGCACTCATGCGTGGCTCGCCCAGGATGTTGCGGATCTCGCTGACCATCTTCTCGAACGACTCCGGTTCGCCGAACGGCTCAGGAGTGTCGTCCGGATCGCTCGAGGTGCCCTCAGGCCTACTCATCACTAGCCTCCTCCGCTGCGGTGACCATCGGCGGCGTCACCCGTCGCTGGTGTGGCAGGCCGGCGCCTTCTGAGGCTGCGCGCGTGCGCAGCGCGGCGAGCGCCCGGGCGATCAGTTGCCGCACCGCGTCCGGGGACCTGCCCATCTCTGTGGCGATCTCGGTCATCGGGTAACCGTCCATCGCCAATTCCATCGCCCTGCGCTGTCCGGGCGTGAGCGCCTGCAGCAGCCATTGCCGCCGTTGCTCGCCGGCAACCAGCACCGCGCAATCCACACTCGACGCGTCGGTGGCCGGCAGATCCGCATACAACGTCGCCCGGCCCGCCTGCACCTTGTGATCGATCAAAATAAATGGGGCTGCGGTGAATACCCAGGCGGCCGGGTCGTCCAGCTCATCCCAGCGGGCCAAGGCGCGCGAGACCGCCTCGGACGTGGCGTCCTCAGCCGCGGACTGATCCGCACCGCTGCGACATAACCGCGCAACGACGCGTGGAGCCAACTCCCGATACCACCGCTCTGTCTCGCGGCGATCCGGGCGAGCCCTCGCCTGGTCAGACCGCAACGACGACTCGTCGGGGTCGTCCGTCTCCACCACCGCCATGGCTCCCTTCGTCATTGAATGCACACTCATAGGCGGGCCAGCACGCGCGTTTCGTGACGCGACAAGAACAAGATCTTTTAGTGCCGTTCCACGCCACGCCGATAAGCAGCAGAAATGAAGATCCCCATACGATTTTTGTGTAGCCAGAGCCGGCCGGATCTCGATCTTCGAGATGGCCGGACGCATTCGGGCATGCCCGGGCCGCCGCCGTCACGGCGCCTGCCAGCCGCTTGCGCAGTGTGCCCGGTCAAGGACGGCCATGCCATAGAGGTGCGCGGGAACTGCAGGACGCCGCGGGCCGCCGACTTCCCGAGCGAGCTACGGCTCTGACTACCTGCTTACGCTCGACGAACTGCAGCAGATCGCCGCATCGCGCGCGCATCGGTCGAACCGACCGTAATGCACGCACGCGTGGCCAGAGGACCGCCCCAGAACCGCCCACACACGGCCCAACCAGGTACAAGATACGTATGGGCGGCTCCCGAGAATCAGGCCTCGAAGCTCGGCTGGCGCGATCTCGGTGACGACATCGGACAGCTACTCGGCATGGAACGTGACGAGATGCTCGGCGGCTGAAGCGAGGCCTCGCTCCGTCCCGGGTCCGCCTACCCCGGTGGCCCGGGAGCGGCGCCGAGCGGCGCGGATCTCGATGTCAGCGACCTTGTCATAAAGCAGCGCGTAGATCTGGGTGGTCTCGGTGGAGGCGTGCCCGAGCCGACGGCGGGCCGTCTCGATGGAAACGCCAGCGTTGATCAGTTCGGTGGCGTGGGCGTGGCGCAATTGGTGGATGCCGATTTCGACGCTGGCCCGGGCACAATAACCAGCCCACCGGTGCTGGGCGGCGTCTTAGGACAACGTGCCGCCGGTGCCGTTGATACTGGCCCGGAACAGCGGCCCGTGCTGGTAGCCGGCGCGCTGCAGGTAGAGCTTGAGCAGGGCGACGTAACCACGGTCGTCGAGCAGCACAGTGCGTACGGCGCCGCCCTTGCCGTGGATGCGCACGTGTTCGTCGTCTAGGCGCAGGTCGAGGTCATCAACGTCGAGCGCGCAGACCTCGCCGGCGCGGGCGCCGCAGACGTAGACGTAGACGTAGACGTAGACGTAGATCGTTTCGAACAGCACCCGGTCGCGGAGCCGGTCCAGCCGCAGGTCCCTGCGGGGCCGGCGGGGGCAGATCGCGTTCAGGACCTTCGCCACGGCGGCGGCCGGTGCGGGCCGGGGTAGCCGCTTGGGGACTTTGACGGTGTCGACGCGGTCCATCGGGTTCGCGTCGAGCAGCTCGTGCTGGACCGCCCAGCGGCAAAACGAGGAGACCGCGGCGCGCTTGCGCTTGCGGGTGGCCGGGGCCAGGTCGGTGGTCGCGGCCAGGAACGCGCGCACCGGGGCGACGGTCAGCTCGCCCGGGCCGGCGTCGTGGTGGGCGGCGAACTGCAGCAGGTCGCCGCGGTAGGCCCGGATCGTGTGCGCGGAGGCCGTGCCGTTGGCAAGGTCCGTGAGGAATGCGTCGATCGCCGCGGCCAAGGGGTGGTCGGCGCCGAGCTGCTCGCGGATCGCCTCGTCCATCGTCATGTTCTCCAAGTTGCCTAACCGGAAATCGAGCGGTCGCCGTCGCTGGCGCGGTCCCGTGGTCACGAACACCTCTGGCACCGATGTTGCCTGATAACCGAAGTTATCAGGCAACTGATCGAAATCCGCACAGGCCGACAGTGGTTGCCGGGTTCCAAAACGGCTACGCTGTAGAGAACTACAGCACTTGAGATTGGACTTCTGCACTATGGCGCTGCACTACAACTACCGGCCCGTCGCGAACGGGCTTCGCACCGACCACCCCATCGAGGGCCTGCCGTTCGTCGACGACTCGCTGCTCGACCTCGACGATCCGGACGCGATTGAAGCGATCGGGCGCGGAACCGGTGAGGGCATGTGGGGCCGCACCGACCGCTGCCGCGAGGGCTGGGCCGCGTTCACCACCGACCCCCGGCGCACCGATCTGGCCTGGCTGGTGCGCTGGCACCCCGAGCACGGCCGCTCCGTGATCGTCTACCGCGACGAGGACGCCGCTGGCGCCTACACCACCTACGAGGAGGAGGCGCTGCTGTTCCGCTCCGGCGGTTACTGGTTCGACGGCACCACCTGGTACCGGCCCTCGCAGGTGTTCGACGCCTCCCGCGAGACCTACGTCAACCGGCCGGTGCCGGGCTCAGTGACTGCCTCCGCCGCGGACCGGCTCAAGGCCGGCCGCACCGACCCCAGCCGGGGCGTGGTGCTCGACATCGTCAACGTCGACCCGGACTCTCCCCGACGGGGTACCCGCTGGAGTGACGACCTGGCCCTGTGGGCCCAGCAGCACATCGGCCGGCCCCTCGGCGAGTGCGTCGTCGGCCTGTCAGCGCCCGAGCTGAACCCCGAGCAGCTGCTCGGCGTCACCGAGCTGGCCGAGACCGCCGAGATCGCCGCCTCGACCCTGCGCGCCTACCAGGCCCGCGGCGAGGGCGACGTGCCGATCCCCCAGGCCGTCGTCGGCGGCCGCGACATGTGGTCGCGCCCGGTCGCCGAGGACTGGGCCGAGAGGCGCCGCCGCTCCCACGAGGGCATCGCCGAGGTCCTCGGCGATCAGGAGCACCCCAACCTCGATCGGGGTGTCGCCGAGCTGTGGCAGGAGTTCACCCGTCAGTTCACCAGCCGGCTCTGGGACAACATGACCTGGCGTAAACGGTTCGCGCTGCGCTGGCGCACGAAGACCGCTGTCGAGGAGATCGCCACCGATCTCGCCTGGAACGTCGCCGGCGGCCTGCGCCGCATCGTCCCCATCAGCGAGCTCGGGGCTACCGTGCACGACTCCGTGCTCTACCAGTTCGCCGCCTGGCTGCGCCTCATCGAGAACGACCCCGGCTTCGACGATCTCAACGCGCCCGGCGCCTACCTACCCACCGGCCGGCAGGCCGGGCACATGCTCGACTGGCTAATCCGGCACCACCACAGCCAGGCCGCCCACGTTGTGGCCACCATCGTCGGTGACGCCGAAAGCGAACTGAAGATCCCGGCCGCGCTGGCCGGCTACTCACTCCGCAAGGCCATGAGCGAGCACGGCAAGCTCGACGCCGAGACGTACAACGCGTTCTTCGACCGCGCGCTACCCCCGGAAAGCTGAGGCACCGGTGACCACGACGAGCTCGGCGCCGACAGCCCCCGTCGGCGCCGGCGTCTACCACCCGGCCCAGCCGGGACTGGCACGTTCACCCGCCGGGGTGATCTTTGCCAGCGATTCCGTCCGGGGGTGGCCGCCGGGCCTTCCGCCTACCGGTTTCGTCGTACCCAACCGAGATCATTTACAGCATGACCAACAGGAACAGCATCTGGCTGATGCGCGACGAGTCCCTGCAGCAGCCCCACGTGCTGTAGTTATTTACAGCATACACGCTGAGGTTAGTGCAGCCATGCTGCTGAATGAATCGACAAAAAGGGCAGCGCCCTCCTGTCGAGGACGCTGCCCGGGGTGCCTTTGCCGTCTGGCTGGAGTCAGTGCCCAGCCCAGCCCGCATCAGCTCACGACGAAAGCGCGGCGCCGCTCCGCAGGGCAAGCGGTGCCACCGCGCAGCGGCTATCGCCTCCGGCGGTTACGGCGACGGCTAGCCCGCCGGCTGGGACGGCACGGCGCCACGGGCGCGATGACCGCCTGCGGCAGCGGGTGCACGGAGTCCGGCTGCTGTGCGCCCCGGTCCTTGCAGGACTTGCGCAGCTGGCTGGTCGCACTGACCAGGTCCGGCAGGAGCCTCAGGATGACGCGGCACACCTGGACTACGGTGTCGGGGTCGATCTCGTGGAACATGGGCGTTGGTTCCTCCGCCGCTAGGGGCTGCGTGCCCACCCGGAGGTTTCCGGGTGGCGGAGTCATCGGTGCCTGGCCGGTCGAGCACGTCACTCGCCGGCGCCTCCCGGCCAAGGCCATAACTGCAGGTAAAAGCCACGACGCAGAAAGGTGTGACCGGGGTCACACTTAATCTTCCGGTTCAGCGGCGCCGCTGCCGGACCGGCGGCCGCGGCTCGCGATCACGTCCCTCCCGCAGCCGCGACGAACCCGCATGAGTCAGGGTCAGATCGGCGTCGAGCCCGCAGCGGCCTTCTCGATCCAGCTCAGGCCCAAGCTGAGGTTCGGGCCGGGGTACGACATGTCAGTTCCTCCCGGCGTGCTCGGCGTGGAGGCGGCGGATCGTCTGCGCACCGACGCGGGCCGGCCCGGTGCACTGGGCATCGCGGCGCACGCACTCGTCGACCGGCACCCCGGTGAGGTCTTCGACCTGCAGCCGGGCGCCGGCGTCGGCGGCGAGCCGGGCGAAGGCGGCGACCGCGTCGTCGGACAGGTTGGTGTCGGCGGCGACGACGACATCGACGCCGCCCTCGAGCAGCGCCCGGATGCTGGCGTGCTGGGCGGCGGTGACCATCGTTTCCTGTTCGGCGGTGCCGAGCCTGCGGCCGTGCATCATCGCCCGGATGTCGTCGCGGTTGAGCCGCGCCCGCCGCACCGGGGCTGCGGCGACCCACGTGCGGGCCCAGACGGTCTTGCCGGGGCCCGGCAGCCCGCGGGTGATGGTCAGCAGCGGGCCGGCGTCGGCCTGCGGTGCCGGAGCGACGGGCCCGGCGGTCAGGGCGGCGATCTGCCGCAGGGCGTGCAGCCGCAGGTCAGGGTCGGTGGCACCGAGGCCTGCGGCGGCCAGCCGGGCAACCGCCGCGGCGAGGGCGGTCATCGCGGCCGCTCGCTCTCATCCGCGACGGTGCTCTGATCGCTGTCGCCCGGGGCGAGGTCGCCGCGCAGGCCGGGCACGTCGCCGGCGGTGCAACGCGGGCCGGATGCAGCCGTGGGTCGGGGTCTCCGATCGAGGTTAGGCCGCACGGGTCTGCGCGGCGACGGTCCGGAACGGGTAGGTGTACTCGGCGCCGCAGCCGGCGCACCAGGCGCGGAAGAGCGCGCTGGTCGGGGTGTCGGCCGCGGCCGGCTCGACCTCGTAGCGCACGCCCTCGATCACGACGTAGAGGCGCGGCCAGCGGATCAGGCAGATGCACGCGGATCCGTTCATGCCTGCACCTCTCCGTCATCGCGGGCAGCCGCGGGGTCCTGGGCACGCCACTCGCGCGGCTTGGCACCGGTGGCCTCGGTGACCGCGTCGACGTCGCGGTGGCCGTAGGCGGTGCGTACCCCGGAGATGGACATGCCGGCGGCCTTGGCGAGGTCGCCGAGCGTGTAGGGGCGGGGCTGAACGAACTCGCGACCGTACGCGAGCAGCTCGCGGATCAACTCCTCGGCCTGTTCCTTGGCCTGACGGGCGTCCGCGAGGGCGTAGATCAGCGGATCGACTTGGCCCTCCTCCCAGGAGAGCCGCAGCTGCTCGGCAGTCTCTTCCTGATCCCGGGCCGCCTGGTCGCGCATGTCGAAGAAGCCGTCGTGCTCGTCCTCGTCGGGTTCGGGCCGCGGGATCGGGTGCATGATCGCGGCCAGGTCGCTGAAGATGTCTCGTCTACTCACGACATACATTCTGCGCACTGATTTGCGACTATCGCAATACTTGGCGCACGACGTAGTTTTGAGCAGTTCTCGCATTCTTCGGATGGTTGCGCTCAGGCATCGACCAAGTACATTGAGTAGTCGTTGTGGCGGGGCGGTCTCCCCCGGCCCACGCTGCCGTCGACGATCGGGGAACGCGCATGGGATTGACGGACAGCATCCGGATCATGCTCGGCAAGCTCACGCCCGCCGAGATCGAGGAACGCGACGCCGCCGCTCGCGCACGCCGCGCGAAGATGCAGGCCGCGGAGAAGCAGGACGCCGATCGGCGCGCCGCTGAGGCTGCGGCGGCCCAGGCAGAAAACGCTGCGCGCCGCCGCGAAGCCGATCTCTTCAAGCAGCGGCTCTCCCGGGCGGCCGGCATCGCGATCCTCGAGCTCCACTGTCACCGGGACACCTGGCAATGGATCCAGGACTGGATGAGCGTCGGGCTCGGCGGTGGGCGCAGCTGGTGGTCATCGGCCTTCGACGACCGGATCACCCAACAGACCGACCACATGCTGGTAGTCCAGCTCTCCGGACCGCAGACTGCGGAGATCCTCACCCGCGTCGCCCGGATCGGGCGGATACACGGCGCCTCGACCGGATTCGGCAGCACCGCCAACGACACTGACCGAGCCATCGGCAGACGCCTCTACCAAGCAATCGGCCGAATCCTCGACCAGATCGCCCCCGACACGACCAGCAAGCAGGCGGTTCCGCCCGTAGTTCTCGACGACCGCCCCGAACACCGCAACGACTAAAAAGCCGTGCCTACCGGGCGTCTCCAACCCGGGCCTGCGGGACTCATGGCCCGGGGTCTCGCTCATGGGGTCGGCTACAGCGGCCCAACCACGCGGATCCACGGCTCGGTGATCCCGTCGAACTGCTCCGTGGTCAGCAGGTGGCGGTAGCAGACCGCCGCGGCGACGTACCCGGCGAAATAGTTCGGGTTGCCCGGGATCTCCGGCAGGTCGGCGCGTTGTTCGAGGACGTACTGGGCGGCATGCCGGGCCAGGTACCAGGCGCGCTGCTCCCGGCTTTCCACCTGGTAGCGAGTCATCGCGACTTTCACGCTGGCGTCGGCGCCGGCCTGACACCGGTCCATGTCGTCGTGGTCGACGGCCGCGGCAAAGTCCAGCCGCTCGCGGCGCTCGTGCCCGGCGCGTTTGAGCGCCCGTACG encodes:
- a CDS encoding SAM-dependent methyltransferase, producing MTAGDWSGNIDTSTPSTARMYDYYLGGSHNFAADRDAAEQVIAVAPNVRQVARANRAFLHRAVRFMTQAGITQFLDIGSGIPTAGNVHDIAAETQPHARVVYADIDPIAVAHSVELLRDNPHAAAIRADLRYPDAILSHYGVRDLLDLTRPVGLLLVSMLHFLPDEQCYPAVATLRDTLAPGSLLAISHVATEATTRDAETQVAAIYQRTNAPTAVSRTLQQISAFFGDFHLEEPGVVWVDHWPHPTEQSAADPRDIPIYAGLGRKISA
- a CDS encoding EAL domain-containing protein, coding for MSRPEGTSSDPDDTPEPFGEPESFEKMVSEIRNILGEPRMSARMEQMMRRDLDAIHGGQPRGGAGAGAGCQSARCDYLRAQLPWTARDQARADAAAVIADARRRGAEIIAAAQVVADRYTDQALDQAGRALQTARRATQRATAWTTVERAVPALAPAPGAADRKDTPVAAHWYAALSAAGVLFPVAEPAVVATLAGYVRVLSDNSAGAAASEVAHRVGTELVAFGITQPAALAATLRILAQFLAGSENQLPVALVGVLSTLAAGFTEALRNEVLRQQEALHRATRAAVDQTGLAPRSRETQRLVRYDPLTGLANRRTLLHQLRNSDSLAGTDQRIGLCLIDLDGFKRINDQHGVDNGDRVLAAVAQRLKELIRDSDYLLARCGSDEFAILVEDCAGTAHLVDLADRVLAALWEPVGVPGVTVRLRAHVGIVVTTPGQADGARMLIDAEIAVHKARKSDDGWAIQEPAGHTAVAAAPVMADLHTIPLLFQPIVGLGDGQVHGMQTVARWQHPHLGDLDLRRIGELTGSPAAVREKAAVLLRQVCQQAQQWGTAPHAPYLAVELPVLQLGYPDVVELVRHALTETGLPPQRLQLQLSGIDTLPTQAHAHTVLAGLDTLGVRIAVDGSRIDLTHLAALRNLPVHELRTPASTGSGPATDTDRALLTAMADVAHSMNMTLTVHGVDNPAHAAALRDTGCDTVQGRHYGRPATATQCGVLLNPRPVLRRSADTAAGRAS
- a CDS encoding RNA polymerase sigma factor is translated as MAVVETDDPDESSLRSDQARARPDRRETERWYRELAPRVVARLCRSGADQSAAEDATSEAVSRALARWDELDDPAAWVFTAAPFILIDHKVQAGRATLYADLPATDASSVDCAVLVAGEQRRQWLLQALTPGQRRAMELAMDGYPMTEIATEMGRSPDAVRQLIARALAALRTRAASEGAGLPHQRRVTPPMVTAAEEASDE
- a CDS encoding site-specific integrase, producing the protein MTMDEAIREQLGADHPLAAAIDAFLTDLANGTASAHTIRAYRGDLLQFAAHHDAGPGELTVAPVRAFLAATTDLAPATRKRKRAAVSSFCRWAVQHELLDANPMDRVDTVKVPKRLPRPAPAAAVAKVLNAICPRRPRRDLRLDRLRDRVLFETIYVYVYVYVYVCGARAGEVCALDVDDLDLRLDDEHVRIHGKGGAVRTVLLDDRGYVALLKLYLQRAGYQHGPLFRASINGTGGTLS
- a CDS encoding AAA family ATPase produces the protein MTALAAAVARLAAAGLGATDPDLRLHALRQIAALTAGPVAPAPQADAGPLLTITRGLPGPGKTVWARTWVAAAPVRRARLNRDDIRAMMHGRRLGTAEQETMVTAAQHASIRALLEGGVDVVVAADTNLSDDAVAAFARLAADAGARLQVEDLTGVPVDECVRRDAQCTGPARVGAQTIRRLHAEHAGRN